Proteins from a genomic interval of Poecile atricapillus isolate bPoeAtr1 chromosome 1, bPoeAtr1.hap1, whole genome shotgun sequence:
- the IL18R1 gene encoding interleukin-18 receptor 1, translated as MILIIFFVMLIVESATEKLCPLRASIDVLEGEYFFLCYLGSRQEHFQEEACTITWYKESAGKQQLIKETDRIVSQKNFLEFWPAELSDSGNYSVIHSNGKQNFTVQKWTLNVLERNKSSCFNENHLTTEIKSAGTGHSLKCNDLSVYENDSVTWYKDCENYEHETETELNFRTLTVQNSGIYTCKILISHEGKIYHSTNTIKLVVEEDASEAVTLEIVGHHEEIETEIGKEEILNCTSFLGYYMQEDASLYWLINQTFPEPCTGIPENEPSICEEELKKLQLGNKFYVTRLLRIKKIREEDMHHNFTCMLQADESTQIRIVKLKKGKTQDLPVHIFTTGMVLALLFPFVAVAVVFVFVIFRVDFVLFYRYVCRRDDTAGDGKEYDAFVSYLKDCVSPIDEEREFALKILPMILEENFGYKLCIFERDIFPGGAFVDDIHSFIDKSRRLIIILSQNYISDRAIYELESGLHKALVERKTKIILIEYMPISDYNFLPESLSLLPSRRVVKWKKEKSLPVNSRFWKNLRYLMPAKPIKIKTKGHYNNLDLGSESAQPWIESCDFNAIV; from the exons ATgattcttattattttttttgtaatgttgATCGTGGAATCTGCCACTG AGAAGCTGTGTCCCCTTCGTGCCTCCATTGATGTTCTAGAAggggaatattttttcctttgttatcTTGGGTCAAGACAAGAACATTTTCAGGAAGAAGCGTGCACAATAACCTGGTACAAAGAAagtgctggaaagcagcaacTGATAAAGGAAACAGACAGAATTGTTTCACAAAAgaattttctggagttttggCCAGCTGAACTCAGTGACTCTGGGAATTATTCTGTCATTCACAG caatggaaaacaaaatttcacAGTTCAAAAGTGGACCTTGAATGtacttgaaagaaataaaagcagctgtTTCAATGAAAATCATTTAACTACAGAAATTAAAAGTGCTGGAACTGGTCATTCACTGAAATGCAATGATTTGTCTGTCTATGAAAATGACAGTGTAACATGGTACAAG GACTGTGAGAATTATGAACATGAAACAGAGACGGAACTAAATTTTAGAACCTTAACAGTACAGAACTCTGGGATATATACCTGTAAAATTTTAATCAGTCATGAAGGAAAGATATACCACAGCACAAATACAATTAAACTTGTAGTAGAAGAAG ATGCATCAGAGGCTGTCACTTTGGAGATAGTTGGACATCATGAAGAAATTGAAACAGAAATAG GTAAAGAGGAGATACTCAATTGCACAAGTTTCTTGGGTTATTATATGCAAGAAGATGCCAGTCTCTACTGGTTAATTAACCAAACGTTTCCAGAACCATGCACAGGTATCCCTGAGAATGAACCTTCAATATGTGAAGAAGAACTCAAAAAACTACA GTTGGGAAACAAGTTCTATGTTACAAGGCTACTACGGATCAAAAAAATAAGAGAGGAGGACATGCATCATAATTTCACCTGCATGTTGCAAGCTGATGAAAGCACACAGATAAGAATAGTAAAACTGAAGAAAG GGAAGACTCAAGACCTGCCTGTGCACATATTTACCACTGGAATGGTCCTTGCTCTGCTATTTCCATTTGTTGCTGTAGCTgtggtgtttgtgtttgtgaTATTTAGGGTCGACTTTGTTCTGTTTTACAGATATGTATGCAGGAGAGATGATACTGCTGGAG atggAAAAGAGTATGATGCATTTGTGTCTTACCTGAAAGACTGTGTTTCTCCTATTGATGAAGAGAGAGAATTTGCTTTGAAGATATTGCCCATGATATTAGAAGAAAACTTTGGGTACAAATTATGTATATTTGAGAGGGACATATTCCCCGGAGGAG CATTTGTTGATGATATCCATTCATTCATTGATAAAAGCAGAAGATTAATCATTATACTGAGCCAGAACTACATTTCTGACAGAGCCATATACGAACTTGAGAGTGGACTGCATAAAGCTCTAGTTGAAAGGAAAACTAAGATCATATTAATTGAATATATGCCTATAAGTGACTACAATTTCTTGCCAGAATCACTGTCACTTTTACCATCAAGGAGGGTGGTGAagtggaaaaaagagaaatctcttcccgtGAATTCCAGATTTTGGAAGAACCTTCGGTACCTGATGCCAGCAAAGCCTATCAAGATAAAGACGAAAGGGCACTATAATAATCTTGACCTAGGCTCAGAATCTGCTCAACCCTGGATTGAGAGCTGTGACTTTAATGCAATTGTATAA